From Vitis vinifera cultivar Pinot Noir 40024 chromosome 14, ASM3070453v1, a single genomic window includes:
- the LOC100249271 gene encoding probable calcium-binding protein CML46 yields the protein MGERSSPEMIQPFFSSSILDDILRFEVICLWVTIIQGFFSRSMSFFQSQFSFFCNTELWAERKSQDFEVPSRPLSQNVKVDDRSLCREDMETVMERLGICCNPEGEKLQERLRPEELAGLFEEKEPSLEELKEAFLVFDANRDGFIDAKELQRVLLNLGFRQGTGIEDCKKMISSHDENRDGRIDFNEFVKFTENCLI from the coding sequence ATGGGGGAGAGATCATCACCAGAAATGATCCAACCATTTTTTTCATCATCTATATTGGATGATATATTAAGATTTGAAGTAATCTGCTTGTGGGTCACAATAATTCAGGGGTTTTTCTCAAGGTCTATGTCCTTCTTCCAGTCCCAATTCAGCTTCTTCTGCAACACAGAGCTTTGGGCTGAGAGGAAGAGCCAGGACTTTGAGGTGCCCAGCAGGCCACTTAGCCAGAATGTAAAGGTGGATGATAGAAGCTTATGCAGAGAAGATATGGAGACAGTGATGGAAAGGCTGGGGATTTGTTGCAACCCGGAGGGGGAAAAGCTTCAGGAGAGACTGCGTCCTGAGGAGCTAGCAGGGTTGTTTGAGGAGAAGGAGCCTAGCTTGGAGGAGTTGAAGGAAGCCTTCCTTGTGTTTGATGCGAACAGGGATGGGTTTATTGATGCAAAGGAGTTGCAGAGAGTTCTTCTCAATTTGGGCTTCAGACAAGGAACTGGGATTGAAGATTGCAAGAAGATGATCAGCTCTCATGATGAAAATAGAGATGGAAGGATTGATTTCAATGAATTTGTAAAATTCACAGAGAATTGCCTCATCTGA